A window of the Myxococcales bacterium genome harbors these coding sequences:
- a CDS encoding response regulator — protein MESRWLELVFATMTDAVMVADHHTGEVACNPAARALLGLGADELVTTHALEVRLGFYPFELIAGGDGPVREEVRIGDAVLHSVVTPLTDAGAVVGAVVVLRDLAGGRDLARRHGELVRVMTHELRTPLTAIAGALDIVLSGYADPVTDKQRRYVDMARQAATRMSLAIDQIADTARTAGPLDEIRAPLAIGRLTRDVVGRYVDRALARGVAIEIIATATEVTILGDPEQLARVLGNLLSNAIKFAAPGGRIDVEVFGPPTVADAVGVSVWNDGEPIPEAERERVFTAPDAHGRRVVGTGLGLGTSRAIIEAHGGRIWVESSAAGTKFVFTLPAASSATLDALPPLEPPPRAVAADAARVLVVDDDPHSAYLQKGLLMAAGHQVVVAADADAAMAAVRAEPIALVVVAATVDDATALIAILGHAPETRRTAVLGVGDGGGAADLLGAGADEYLARPIQPANFHEVCARLLADAGRQEAPRVLVVDDDTSVRAICHEILGQAGYTVRELGSAELAPVEARRFRPDLILLDVMMPVIDGFRTAERLRGDPVTALTPIIFLSAKGETADKVRAFRSGAEDYVVKPFDAVELVARVGKALARSARERNASPSTLLPGGDAVAEEVERRLAQGDHGCVCCYIDLDNFKAFNDYFGVARADAVIRQTGDLIREAVRVHGGPGDFIGHIAGDDFVMVVDGARVDHLCHEFLTRFDRLIPLYYDRAERRRGSIEAQDRYGVMRHFPLMTVSIARRRAGPDVVVRRRRRRRRGRQEHRQGRAGLGLRPQRPGRAAAVARPLGRPRHQPASATWPHCGRLAMDRRRRPPHGQSGPPRNHGSDWSPATIARPGSVLGKAERTQRNGAVKLTDLTSR, from the coding sequence ATGGAGAGTCGCTGGCTCGAGCTGGTGTTCGCGACGATGACCGACGCGGTCATGGTGGCGGATCATCACACCGGCGAGGTCGCCTGCAACCCGGCCGCGCGCGCGCTCCTGGGGCTGGGGGCCGACGAGCTCGTCACCACCCACGCGCTCGAGGTGCGGCTCGGGTTCTATCCGTTCGAGCTGATCGCCGGCGGCGACGGGCCGGTGCGCGAGGAGGTCCGCATCGGCGACGCGGTCCTGCACTCGGTCGTCACGCCGCTGACCGACGCCGGCGCGGTCGTCGGCGCGGTCGTGGTGCTGCGCGATCTCGCCGGCGGCCGCGATCTGGCCCGGCGCCACGGCGAGCTGGTGCGGGTCATGACCCACGAGCTGCGCACGCCGCTGACCGCGATCGCCGGCGCGCTCGACATCGTGCTGTCGGGCTACGCCGATCCGGTCACCGACAAGCAGCGCCGCTACGTCGACATGGCCCGGCAGGCCGCGACCCGGATGAGCCTGGCGATCGACCAGATCGCCGACACCGCGCGCACCGCCGGCCCGCTCGACGAGATCCGGGCGCCGCTGGCGATCGGCCGGCTCACCCGCGACGTGGTCGGGCGCTACGTCGACCGGGCCCTGGCCCGGGGCGTGGCCATCGAGATCATCGCGACCGCGACCGAGGTGACGATCCTCGGCGATCCCGAGCAGCTGGCCCGGGTGCTCGGCAACCTGCTGTCGAACGCGATCAAGTTCGCCGCGCCCGGCGGCCGGATCGACGTCGAGGTGTTCGGGCCGCCGACCGTCGCCGACGCGGTCGGCGTGTCGGTCTGGAACGACGGCGAGCCCATCCCCGAGGCCGAGCGCGAGCGGGTCTTCACCGCGCCCGACGCGCACGGTCGCCGGGTGGTCGGCACCGGCCTCGGGCTCGGCACCTCGCGGGCGATCATCGAGGCCCACGGCGGCCGCATCTGGGTCGAGTCGAGCGCGGCCGGCACCAAGTTCGTGTTCACGCTGCCGGCCGCGAGCTCGGCCACGCTCGACGCCCTGCCCCCGCTCGAGCCGCCGCCGCGCGCGGTCGCCGCCGACGCCGCGCGCGTGCTGGTGGTCGACGACGATCCCCACTCGGCCTACCTGCAGAAGGGCCTGCTGATGGCCGCCGGCCACCAGGTCGTGGTCGCGGCCGACGCCGACGCCGCGATGGCCGCCGTCCGGGCCGAGCCGATCGCGCTGGTGGTCGTGGCGGCGACCGTCGACGACGCCACCGCGCTGATCGCGATCCTCGGCCACGCGCCCGAGACCCGGCGGACCGCGGTGCTCGGGGTCGGCGACGGCGGCGGCGCGGCCGATCTGCTCGGGGCCGGGGCCGACGAGTACCTCGCGCGGCCGATCCAGCCGGCCAACTTCCACGAGGTGTGCGCGCGGCTCCTGGCCGACGCCGGGCGCCAGGAGGCGCCGCGGGTGCTGGTGGTCGACGACGACACCTCGGTGCGCGCGATCTGCCACGAGATCCTCGGCCAGGCCGGCTACACCGTGCGCGAGCTCGGCAGCGCCGAGCTGGCCCCGGTCGAGGCCCGGCGGTTCCGGCCCGATCTGATCCTGCTCGACGTGATGATGCCGGTCATCGACGGCTTCCGCACCGCCGAGCGGCTCCGCGGCGACCCGGTGACCGCGCTGACGCCGATCATCTTCCTGTCGGCCAAGGGCGAGACCGCCGACAAGGTCCGGGCGTTCCGGTCGGGCGCCGAGGACTACGTGGTCAAGCCGTTCGACGCGGTCGAGCTGGTGGCCCGGGTCGGCAAGGCCCTCGCCCGATCGGCCCGCGAGCGCAACGCGTCGCCGTCGACGCTCCTGCCCGGCGGCGACGCCGTCGCCGAGGAGGTCGAGCGCCGCCTGGCCCAGGGCGACCACGGGTGCGTCTGCTGCTACATCGACCTCGACAACTTCAAGGCGTTCAACGACTACTTCGGGGTCGCGCGCGCCGACGCGGTCATCCGGCAGACCGGCGACCTGATCCGCGAGGCCGTGCGCGTCCACGGCGGGCCCGGCGACTTCATCGGCCACATCGCCGGCGACGACTTCGTCATGGTCGTCGACGGCGCCCGGGTCGATCACCTGTGCCACGAGTTCCTGACGCGGTTCGATCGGCTGATCCCGCTGTACTACGATCGCGCCGAGCGCCGGCGCGGCTCGATCGAGGCCCAGGATCGCTACGGCGTGATGCGGCACTTCCCGCTGATGACCGTGTCGATCGCCCGGCGTCGAGCTGGCCCGGATGTCGTCGTTCGGCGACGTCGCCGCCGCCGCCGCGGTCGGCAAGAGCATCGCCAAGGCCGTGCCGGGCTCGGTCTACGTCCGCAACGGCCTGGTCGTGCCGCCGCCGTAGCGCGCCCGCTCGGGCGCCCGCGGCATCAGCCAGCATCCGCCACCTGGCCACATTGTGGGAGGCTCGCGATGGATCGACGCCGACGACCGCCGCACGGTCAGTCCGGCCCGCCGCGCAACCATGGGTCGGACTGGTCACCGGCGACGATCGCGCGGCCTGGATCGGTGCTCGGGAAGGCTGAACGCACACAGCGAAACGGGGCGGTGAAGCTGACCGACTTGACATCTCGGTAG
- a CDS encoding ABC transporter ATP-binding protein gives MSAREEQVLGKAYDVKLMRKLWRFVRPHARLLLVWLPFTLSAIAFELAQPYLVKVAIAEHIAVGKFEGLAAIAALYLSLVVAQTLVSFGEQWAIQLLGQRSMHDLRLAIYDHVVSRRAGFFDRMPVGRLLTRMTNDIESVNEMFASGVITLATDAVRMLAIAIIMLTLDVELALLTFLTLPLLMLLVKYARAAMRRSFREIRVRLAAMNAFAQEHLSGIKVVQIFRREGAAAREYDVINAGHRDAYLVSIRADAAMYALVEAIGVIAVALVAWWAVRDLGVAADTAVTLGLVVAFLEYINKFFIPIRDLSAKYAVMQGAMASIERITELLDTAEPDAPAPATPIASTPAADAPLVTFDHVEFSYGAEPILRDVSISVGRGQTVAIVGATGSGKSTLIKLLTRLYEPTGGAIAVGGVDVRALPVAELRRRVTVISQDVALFTGTVRSNLALGAVASGREVTDAELAEVAAQVGLDRVLARRPEGLDAPVGERGGAFSAGEKQLLAFARALVRDPEILILDEATAHVDPETEALIERGVGVLMHGRTTLVIAHRLSTIRSADHIIVLDRGRVIERGTHDELVAQGGAYARLEATFRRAGA, from the coding sequence GTGAGCGCGCGCGAGGAGCAGGTCCTCGGCAAGGCCTACGACGTCAAGCTGATGCGCAAGCTGTGGCGGTTCGTCCGGCCGCACGCGCGCCTGCTGCTGGTGTGGCTGCCGTTCACGCTCAGCGCGATCGCGTTCGAGCTGGCCCAGCCGTACCTGGTCAAGGTCGCGATCGCCGAGCACATCGCGGTCGGCAAGTTCGAGGGCCTGGCCGCGATCGCCGCGCTCTACCTGAGCCTGGTCGTGGCCCAGACGCTGGTGTCGTTCGGCGAGCAGTGGGCGATCCAGCTCCTGGGCCAGCGCTCGATGCACGACCTGCGGCTGGCGATCTACGACCACGTCGTGTCGCGCCGGGCCGGGTTCTTCGATCGCATGCCGGTCGGGCGGCTCTTGACCCGCATGACCAACGACATCGAGAGCGTCAACGAGATGTTCGCGTCGGGGGTGATCACGCTCGCGACCGACGCCGTGCGCATGCTCGCGATCGCGATCATCATGCTGACGCTCGACGTCGAGCTGGCGCTCCTGACGTTCCTGACGCTGCCGCTGCTGATGCTGCTGGTCAAGTACGCGCGCGCGGCCATGCGGCGCTCGTTCCGCGAGATCCGGGTCCGGCTGGCGGCGATGAACGCGTTCGCGCAGGAGCACCTGAGCGGCATCAAGGTCGTGCAGATCTTCCGCCGCGAGGGCGCCGCGGCCCGCGAGTACGACGTCATCAACGCCGGCCACCGCGACGCCTACCTGGTGTCGATCCGGGCCGACGCCGCGATGTACGCGCTGGTCGAGGCCATCGGCGTCATCGCGGTGGCGCTGGTGGCCTGGTGGGCCGTGCGCGATCTCGGCGTCGCCGCCGACACGGCCGTGACCTTGGGCCTCGTGGTCGCGTTCCTCGAGTACATCAACAAGTTCTTCATCCCGATCCGCGACCTGTCGGCCAAGTACGCGGTCATGCAGGGCGCGATGGCGTCGATCGAGCGGATCACCGAGCTGCTCGACACCGCCGAGCCCGACGCCCCGGCCCCGGCCACCCCGATCGCCTCGACCCCGGCCGCCGACGCGCCGCTGGTGACGTTCGACCACGTCGAGTTCAGCTACGGCGCCGAGCCGATCCTGCGCGACGTGTCGATCTCGGTCGGGCGCGGCCAGACCGTCGCGATCGTCGGCGCCACCGGCTCGGGCAAGTCGACCCTGATCAAGCTCCTGACCCGGCTGTACGAGCCGACCGGCGGCGCGATCGCGGTCGGCGGCGTCGACGTGCGCGCCCTGCCGGTGGCCGAGCTGCGCCGGCGGGTCACGGTCATCTCCCAGGACGTGGCGCTGTTCACCGGCACCGTGCGCTCGAACCTGGCGCTGGGCGCGGTCGCCAGCGGCCGCGAGGTCACCGACGCCGAGCTGGCCGAGGTCGCGGCCCAGGTCGGGCTCGACCGGGTGCTGGCCCGGCGGCCCGAGGGCCTCGACGCCCCGGTCGGCGAGCGCGGCGGCGCGTTCTCGGCCGGCGAGAAGCAGCTGCTGGCGTTCGCCCGGGCGCTGGTGCGCGACCCCGAGATCCTGATCCTCGACGAGGCCACCGCCCACGTCGACCCCGAGACCGAGGCCCTGATCGAGCGCGGCGTCGGCGTGCTCATGCACGGCCGCACGACCCTCGTCATCGCCCACCGGCTCTCGACGATCCGCTCGGCCGATCACATCATCGTGCTCGACCGCGGCCGGGTGATCGAGCGCGGCACCCACGACGAGCTCGTGGCCCAGGGCGGCGCCTACGCCCGGCTCGAGGCCACCTTCCGGCGGGCCGGGGCCTGA
- a CDS encoding ABC transporter ATP-binding protein, which produces MAAVAFRAPALDNAGESAPDRLVVAAAVGYGSAVTAPEPPPAPPGPWSYLVRYRGAVAGGVVMLLLTNTMFLGIPVTTGKVVVALGEGDPHHRVPWLCLAMVGFALATAITRILSRVWIFNAARAAEYDLRGDLFHHLLGLDGLYHASHPTGDTMSRLTNDVQTVRAMWGAGILNIVNTAFAFATVLTMMIRIDPTLTLLACLPYPMIVVAGRLFGKRIYKASIGVQAQLGALSNEIQEDLTAIAAIKTYGLEHERRARFTASSHQLLDRNMVMTRIRGGMGPVFAGLGSVAMVLVLYIGGRRHIDGALGLDELVEMTQYLARLVWPTLALGWMLSLLQRGQASWSRLAGLMATRSTIVDGTGPGLAADTEPAAKRGGLELRGLTVTRGDRVVLDRVSFVIPAGTTTAIVGRTGSGKSTLVEAVCRLLEVPAGTVLLDGHDVTTIPLAQLRAAIGYAPQDAFLFSTTIADNIAFGYGAGSTLARARADELATVGAGRPTTSVIEGGEVPARVREAAITAGLARDLDGMPEGYATVVGERGITLSGGQRQRVALARAIAADPRLLILDDSLSSVDAETEKVILARLRAVLADRTAILISHRVAAVRAADQIVVLDDGRVAEVGTHAELLAASGVYAELYRTQLAVEPGAA; this is translated from the coding sequence ATGGCCGCCGTCGCTTTTCGTGCGCCGGCGCTCGACAACGCCGGCGAGTCGGCCCCCGACCGGCTTGTCGTGGCCGCGGCGGTCGGGTATGGCTCCGCAGTGACCGCGCCCGAGCCGCCACCCGCCCCGCCGGGCCCGTGGTCCTACCTGGTGCGCTACCGCGGCGCGGTCGCGGGCGGGGTGGTGATGCTGCTGCTCACCAACACCATGTTCCTCGGCATCCCGGTCACGACCGGCAAGGTCGTGGTCGCGCTCGGCGAGGGCGACCCGCACCACCGGGTGCCGTGGCTGTGCCTGGCCATGGTCGGGTTCGCGCTGGCCACGGCGATCACCCGGATCCTGTCGCGGGTCTGGATCTTCAACGCCGCCCGCGCCGCCGAGTACGACCTGCGCGGCGACCTGTTCCACCACCTGCTCGGGCTCGACGGCCTCTACCACGCGTCGCACCCGACCGGCGACACGATGTCCCGGCTCACCAACGACGTCCAGACCGTCCGCGCGATGTGGGGCGCCGGCATCCTCAACATCGTCAACACCGCGTTCGCGTTCGCGACCGTGCTGACGATGATGATCCGGATCGATCCGACGTTGACCCTGCTCGCGTGCCTGCCCTACCCGATGATCGTCGTCGCCGGGCGGCTGTTCGGCAAGCGCATCTACAAGGCCTCGATCGGCGTCCAGGCCCAGCTCGGCGCGCTGTCCAACGAGATCCAGGAGGACCTGACCGCGATCGCCGCGATCAAGACCTACGGGCTCGAGCACGAGCGCCGGGCCCGGTTCACGGCGTCCTCGCACCAGCTGCTCGATCGCAACATGGTCATGACCCGGATCCGCGGCGGCATGGGCCCGGTCTTCGCCGGCCTCGGCTCGGTCGCGATGGTGCTCGTGCTCTACATCGGCGGCCGCCGCCACATCGACGGCGCGCTCGGGCTCGACGAGCTGGTCGAGATGACCCAGTACCTGGCCCGGCTGGTGTGGCCGACCCTGGCGCTGGGCTGGATGCTGTCGCTCCTGCAGCGCGGCCAGGCGTCGTGGAGCCGGCTGGCCGGGCTGATGGCGACCCGCTCGACGATCGTCGACGGCACCGGCCCGGGCCTCGCGGCCGACACCGAGCCCGCGGCCAAGCGGGGCGGGCTCGAGCTGCGCGGGCTGACGGTCACCCGCGGCGACCGGGTCGTGCTCGACCGGGTGTCGTTCGTGATCCCGGCCGGCACCACCACGGCCATCGTCGGGCGCACCGGCAGCGGCAAGAGCACGCTGGTCGAGGCGGTGTGCCGGCTGCTCGAGGTGCCGGCGGGGACGGTGCTCCTCGACGGCCACGACGTCACGACCATCCCGCTCGCGCAGCTGCGCGCGGCGATCGGCTACGCCCCCCAGGACGCGTTCCTGTTCTCGACCACGATCGCCGACAACATCGCGTTCGGGTACGGCGCCGGCTCGACGCTGGCGCGGGCGCGGGCGGACGAGCTGGCCACCGTCGGCGCCGGCCGACCGACGACCTCGGTGATCGAGGGCGGCGAGGTGCCCGCGCGGGTGCGCGAGGCCGCGATCACCGCCGGCCTGGCCCGGGACCTCGACGGCATGCCCGAGGGCTACGCCACCGTGGTCGGCGAGCGCGGCATCACGCTGTCGGGCGGCCAGCGCCAGCGGGTCGCCCTGGCCCGCGCCATCGCCGCCGATCCCCGGCTGCTGATCCTCGACGACTCGCTGTCGTCGGTCGACGCCGAGACCGAGAAGGTCATCCTGGCGCGCCTGCGCGCGGTCCTGGCCGATCGGACCGCGATCCTGATCTCGCACCGGGTCGCGGCGGTGCGGGCCGCCGACCAGATCGTCGTGCTCGACGACGGCCGGGTGGCCGAGGTCGGCACCCACGCCGAGCTCCTGGCCGCCAGCGGCGTCTACGCCGAGCTCTACCGGACCCAGCTCGCGGTCGAACCGGGGGCGGCGTGA